The following proteins are encoded in a genomic region of Arthrobacter jiangjiafuii:
- a CDS encoding aldo/keto reductase, which translates to MRTTTLGTNGPEVGVIGLGCMGMSYAYDMQAERDDETAVSVIRGAIGLGATLIDTADVYGPYTNEELVGRALRGGFREQAVLSTKVGLEISNAAPAAGTMPGLVKNGRPEHIREAIDGSLRRLGTDHVDLYILHRVDPQVPLEESWGAMAQAVQDGKARAIGLSEASVEQIQLAQSVHPVTAVQSELSLWTRDRLSDVVPYCEANGLAFLPFSPLGRGFLTGRFTSFEDLPADDMRRRLPRFQQENLRTNLAIVQRVRDVAERVGATPGQVALAWVAARGRRVIPIPGTKTPKHLRENVAAADLMLSDEDLAMLDNAPQPEGSRY; encoded by the coding sequence ATGCGAACAACCACACTGGGGACCAACGGCCCCGAAGTCGGCGTCATCGGGCTCGGCTGCATGGGCATGAGCTACGCCTACGACATGCAGGCCGAGCGCGACGACGAGACCGCCGTCTCCGTGATCCGCGGAGCGATCGGGCTGGGGGCAACCCTGATCGACACGGCTGACGTTTACGGTCCGTACACCAATGAGGAGCTGGTGGGACGGGCGCTGAGGGGTGGTTTCCGCGAACAGGCGGTGCTTTCCACCAAGGTGGGCCTGGAAATCAGCAACGCGGCTCCCGCCGCCGGGACCATGCCCGGGCTGGTGAAGAACGGGCGCCCCGAGCACATCCGGGAAGCCATCGACGGGAGCCTGCGCCGCTTGGGCACCGACCACGTTGACCTGTACATCCTGCACCGGGTGGATCCGCAGGTGCCGCTGGAGGAGTCCTGGGGTGCCATGGCCCAGGCCGTCCAGGACGGCAAGGCCCGCGCCATCGGACTGTCCGAAGCCAGCGTGGAACAGATCCAGCTCGCCCAGTCGGTGCACCCGGTGACCGCAGTGCAATCGGAACTCTCCCTGTGGACCCGGGACCGGCTGTCCGACGTCGTGCCCTACTGTGAGGCGAACGGTCTGGCCTTCCTTCCCTTCTCGCCGCTGGGACGGGGATTTTTGACCGGCCGCTTCACCTCATTTGAGGACCTGCCTGCCGACGATATGCGGCGCAGGCTGCCACGTTTCCAGCAGGAGAACCTGCGAACCAACCTAGCCATCGTGCAGCGGGTGCGCGACGTCGCTGAACGGGTTGGCGCGACGCCGGGGCAGGTGGCGCTGGCGTGGGTGGCGGCCCGGGGCCGCCGGGTGATCCCGATTCCGGGGACCAAGACGCCCAAGCACCTGCGTGAAAACGTTGCCGCCGCTGACCTCATGCTCAGTGATGAGGACCTGGCCATGCTGGACAACGCGCCGCAGCCGGAGGGCAGCCGGTACTAG
- a CDS encoding alpha/beta fold hydrolase, whose amino-acid sequence MQNNSGTDSTSERVTVPVPAGGALTGTLRQPAGTPPVATVTIHPATAVAERLYNGFARYLADHGFAVFTYDYRGTGVSGAPRENRTLRMRDWMSQDVPAAADWMAARFPELPHLAVGHSLGGQALVLGNATSHLAGFVAVASHAGVVAAIEDRPERLRASLVLHVLGPLTALLLGFVPGRGMGLGEDMPAAAMLEWSRWSRRPGYFFDDPGMRAAERAATVSTEVLAVGLTDDLWATPRQIDGFYAHLVNARVERRTYSPADGGVPAIGHMGFFRSGVSAALWPELLAWLTEKSGAARQPRAES is encoded by the coding sequence ATGCAGAACAACAGCGGAACGGACAGTACTTCCGAACGTGTTACCGTTCCGGTGCCGGCAGGCGGAGCCCTCACCGGCACCTTGCGGCAGCCGGCGGGGACCCCGCCGGTTGCAACCGTAACCATTCATCCGGCGACCGCCGTGGCCGAGCGGCTCTACAACGGTTTTGCCCGCTACCTCGCGGATCACGGTTTTGCCGTCTTCACTTACGACTACCGCGGAACCGGCGTCTCGGGTGCACCACGGGAGAACCGGACGCTGCGCATGCGGGACTGGATGAGCCAGGACGTTCCAGCCGCAGCGGACTGGATGGCCGCCCGGTTCCCCGAACTGCCGCACCTCGCGGTGGGCCACAGCCTTGGCGGGCAGGCCCTGGTACTGGGCAACGCGACGTCGCATTTGGCCGGTTTCGTCGCCGTCGCCTCGCATGCCGGCGTGGTCGCCGCCATCGAGGACCGGCCCGAACGCCTGCGGGCGTCACTGGTGCTGCACGTCCTTGGTCCGTTGACGGCCCTGTTGCTGGGTTTTGTGCCCGGGCGGGGCATGGGCCTGGGTGAGGACATGCCGGCAGCGGCGATGCTGGAATGGAGCAGATGGTCGCGCCGGCCGGGCTACTTTTTTGATGACCCCGGCATGCGGGCGGCGGAACGTGCGGCAACCGTGTCCACGGAGGTGCTCGCCGTCGGCCTCACCGATGATCTGTGGGCCACGCCCCGGCAGATCGACGGGTTCTATGCCCACCTGGTGAATGCCCGGGTGGAGCGGCGCACCTACAGCCCGGCCGACGGCGGCGTCCCGGCCATCGGGCACATGGGCTTTTTCCGCAGCGGTGTTTCCGCTGCCCTCTGGCCTGAACTGCTCGCCTGGCTGACGGAGAAGTCCGGGGCTGCCCGCCAACCCCGCGCTGAAAGCTAG
- a CDS encoding TetR/AcrR family transcriptional regulator, with protein sequence MLSNLPADRRVALKTRHRQAIVDAAAELMNERSGTDFTVEQLAERADVSRRTVFNHFSSVDDVVTEACGNVLSSVIESLAAVPAGDCGEATMMEEMAAAFRSADLVAPMAYLTRVLGCPEQDPSPRQALMTLRVFTEASDRLLAEMLARRPEADKLAVHLLVGSLAGGVGVLYHHWAAETGAVDTPESRRVWSLLLERLIAAVRDGHGNESPPQPLH encoded by the coding sequence GTGCTGAGTAACCTTCCCGCTGACCGCCGCGTGGCGCTGAAGACCCGTCACCGGCAGGCCATCGTTGATGCCGCGGCGGAGCTGATGAATGAACGGTCCGGCACCGATTTCACCGTCGAGCAGCTGGCCGAGCGCGCGGATGTTTCCCGCCGCACGGTGTTCAACCACTTTTCCTCGGTGGACGACGTCGTCACGGAAGCGTGCGGCAATGTCCTCAGCTCCGTCATCGAAAGCCTTGCCGCCGTGCCGGCAGGCGACTGCGGCGAGGCCACCATGATGGAGGAAATGGCCGCCGCGTTCCGATCTGCCGATCTGGTTGCCCCCATGGCCTACCTGACGCGGGTCTTGGGTTGCCCCGAGCAGGACCCGTCTCCGCGGCAGGCCCTGATGACGCTGCGTGTTTTCACCGAGGCAAGCGACCGGCTCCTGGCTGAGATGCTGGCCCGGCGGCCGGAAGCCGACAAGCTGGCCGTGCACCTGCTGGTCGGCTCACTCGCCGGCGGCGTGGGCGTCCTCTATCACCACTGGGCCGCAGAAACCGGCGCAGTGGACACCCCCGAATCCCGTCGTGTCTGGTCCCTGCTCCTGGAACGCCTGATAGCGGCAGTCCGGGACGGGCACGGCAACGAATCCCCACCGCAGCCTCTGCACTGA
- a CDS encoding TetR/AcrR family transcriptional regulator, which translates to MAAPVPSLPPDAAPAVEPRIARTRCALETGLWELLRDHDLADISVSALCRKAGVHRTTFYGHHRNIIDFAASVYANVVNGLGAVDVDQRGTGKTQLEVGVLYADALRRILEHTFAERRVYRALFQTGTFHAVLADGLRPRFLLALYAWQGYGLVPDLDCEVAAAFLGGAYASWIAQWVSGEDDDVEAWLASLTSLLPGWWPRDGFPQP; encoded by the coding sequence ATGGCTGCACCAGTTCCTTCCCTCCCGCCCGACGCGGCCCCCGCGGTCGAGCCCCGGATCGCCCGCACGCGCTGCGCGCTCGAAACCGGGCTGTGGGAATTGCTGCGGGACCATGACCTGGCGGACATCAGCGTCTCGGCGCTTTGCCGGAAGGCAGGCGTGCACCGCACCACGTTCTACGGCCACCACCGCAACATCATCGACTTCGCAGCCTCGGTCTATGCAAACGTGGTGAACGGGCTTGGCGCGGTGGACGTGGACCAGCGCGGAACGGGCAAGACCCAGCTGGAGGTTGGCGTCCTCTATGCCGATGCCCTCCGCCGGATCCTGGAGCACACCTTCGCGGAGCGGCGGGTCTACCGTGCCCTGTTCCAGACCGGCACGTTCCATGCGGTGCTGGCGGACGGGCTGCGCCCGCGGTTCCTCCTGGCGCTGTATGCCTGGCAGGGGTATGGGCTGGTCCCGGACCTGGACTGCGAGGTTGCCGCCGCATTCCTCGGTGGGGCGTACGCATCGTGGATTGCGCAGTGGGTTTCCGGGGAGGATGACGACGTCGAAGCCTGGCTGGCGTCCCTGACGAGCCTTTTGCCCGGGTGGTGGCCCCGGGACGGTTTTCCCCAGCCCTGA
- a CDS encoding DUF1295 domain-containing protein, with protein sequence MSPILVCLWILAAACAGTWVLSLMTREYSWTDRIWSLVPLAYVWVFAAASGFEPRLVLMAVLVSLWGARLTFNFARKGGYAPGGEDYRWSILRQRLKPWQFAVFNLLFISVYQNLIIFGMTLPALTVYQNPGPLNPADWILAVLFLAALAGETTADQQQWDFHRWKASERAAGRTPQPGFLQSGLFRFSRHPNFFCEQAQWWIFYGFAVAATGAWLHWTILGALALTLLFAGSTLFTESISRSRYPDYVQYQRRTSPIIPLPPRGRPRPAPAG encoded by the coding sequence ATGTCCCCGATTCTGGTGTGCCTTTGGATCCTTGCCGCGGCCTGCGCCGGCACCTGGGTCCTCTCCCTGATGACGCGGGAGTATTCCTGGACGGACCGCATCTGGTCCCTGGTGCCGCTGGCCTACGTCTGGGTGTTCGCTGCGGCGTCGGGCTTCGAACCACGGCTGGTGCTCATGGCGGTGCTGGTGAGCCTGTGGGGAGCCCGGCTGACGTTCAACTTCGCCCGTAAGGGCGGCTACGCTCCCGGCGGTGAGGACTACCGGTGGTCGATCCTAAGACAACGCCTGAAGCCGTGGCAGTTCGCCGTCTTCAATCTGTTGTTCATCAGCGTCTATCAGAACCTCATCATCTTCGGCATGACCTTGCCGGCCCTGACCGTGTACCAAAACCCGGGTCCGCTCAACCCGGCAGACTGGATTCTGGCGGTGTTGTTCCTGGCCGCCCTCGCGGGAGAAACCACCGCTGATCAGCAGCAGTGGGACTTTCACCGGTGGAAGGCCTCCGAGCGGGCGGCCGGCCGCACCCCGCAACCCGGATTCCTGCAATCCGGCCTGTTCCGGTTCTCCCGCCACCCCAACTTCTTCTGCGAGCAGGCGCAGTGGTGGATCTTCTACGGGTTTGCCGTGGCGGCCACCGGCGCCTGGCTGCACTGGACCATCCTGGGCGCGTTGGCGCTGACCCTGCTCTTTGCCGGCTCGACCCTGTTCACCGAAAGCATTTCCCGGTCCCGATATCCGGACTATGTCCAGTACCAGCGCCGCACCTCGCCCATCATTCCCCTGCCGCCGCGCGGCCGGCCGCGGCCGGCACCGGCCGGTTGA
- a CDS encoding DUF2231 domain-containing protein, whose protein sequence is MPRLPLVSVVDKLEDAAWLDPAASTVSGSVRKNMPGQPAVTDLLHGVPLGHPLHPGLVAVPLGAWVSAAVLDLLPGNERAARTLVGFGALAALPTALTGVTDFSQLETQQQRVGIVHEAANVLATALYACSWAARRRGNQGLGKILSFAGLAAAGIGGFLGGHLSYRQGAGVNRNEDLPEEVPDGWHSLGPVDGFPVGQPASAKLGSVPLMVLRTVAADDGVSVLAGTCSHLGGPLKEGHLEEVRGQLCVVCPWHGSTFSVASGEVIHGPATAPQPVFRTRVRGGQLEVSLTGAGE, encoded by the coding sequence ATGCCACGTCTGCCCCTGGTCAGTGTCGTTGACAAGCTCGAGGACGCAGCCTGGCTGGATCCGGCCGCCAGTACAGTGTCCGGCAGTGTCAGGAAAAACATGCCTGGGCAGCCCGCGGTGACGGATCTGCTGCACGGGGTTCCGCTGGGCCATCCATTGCATCCGGGCTTGGTGGCAGTGCCCCTGGGCGCATGGGTTTCCGCCGCAGTGTTGGATCTGCTCCCGGGCAATGAGCGGGCCGCCCGGACCCTGGTCGGCTTCGGTGCGCTGGCAGCACTTCCTACCGCGCTGACCGGTGTCACCGACTTCTCGCAGCTTGAAACGCAGCAGCAGCGGGTCGGGATCGTGCACGAGGCCGCCAATGTCCTGGCCACCGCCCTGTACGCCTGCTCGTGGGCAGCCCGGAGGCGGGGCAACCAGGGCCTCGGGAAAATCCTCTCCTTTGCCGGGCTGGCCGCTGCGGGGATCGGCGGCTTCCTGGGCGGGCACCTGTCCTACCGGCAGGGCGCTGGCGTGAACCGCAATGAGGACCTGCCCGAGGAGGTCCCGGACGGTTGGCATTCGCTGGGCCCGGTGGACGGTTTCCCGGTGGGCCAGCCCGCCTCAGCCAAGCTCGGCAGTGTTCCCTTGATGGTGCTGCGGACGGTGGCGGCCGACGACGGCGTCTCGGTGCTGGCGGGCACGTGCTCGCATTTGGGCGGCCCCCTGAAAGAGGGGCACCTGGAAGAAGTCCGTGGCCAGCTGTGCGTGGTCTGCCCCTGGCATGGAAGTACCTTCTCAGTGGCCAGCGGCGAAGTGATCCATGGCCCGGCAACAGCTCCGCAGCCGGTGTTCCGCACCCGGGTCCGGGGCGGGCAGTTGGAAGTGAGCCTGACCGGGGCCGGGGAATAG
- a CDS encoding FAD-binding oxidoreductase, protein MQSELNPHALADLRAALAGPVILPDDEGFDDARAVWNGMIDVRPALIVRPATSTDIAPVLDFASRWGLPLAVRGGGHNVAGNGTVADGVVLDMGGLREVSVDPGTGTVTVQAGATMGDVDAATAPYNLAVPMGVVSGTGVAGLTLGGGVGWLTRAHGLSVDNLLAADVVTSDGEEVRADPDQHPELFWGLRGGGGNFGVVSSFTFQAHPLPEQVLTGTLAYGNMHWHAALRAYDAWAAGLPDEMTTIVSCLIPIEEWEMGDQPLLLIGLAWADPDQEAGAELIRQLTSAAPPDMEAVEAVPWATWQTAMDSTFPRGSRAYWKNSSIDRLDDAVIDALVRAGCEQTRRGTGFDIHHMGGAYGRVAEEATAFPTRDAPYWLNIYGYWQDPADDAAHTAFIRGLAAAMEPFSSGAQYVNFMGAEDPVAQGTAPSVYGPDKLARLTALKSAYDPQNLFRRNHNIVPAAPAG, encoded by the coding sequence ATGCAGTCCGAGCTGAATCCCCATGCCCTTGCCGACCTCCGCGCTGCGCTGGCCGGACCGGTGATCCTGCCCGACGATGAGGGCTTCGACGATGCCCGCGCCGTCTGGAACGGCATGATCGACGTGCGGCCGGCGCTGATTGTCCGGCCAGCAACCTCCACGGACATCGCTCCGGTGCTGGACTTCGCCTCGCGCTGGGGGCTGCCGCTGGCCGTGCGCGGCGGGGGTCACAATGTGGCCGGCAACGGCACCGTAGCCGACGGCGTGGTCCTGGATATGGGTGGGCTGCGCGAGGTCTCGGTGGACCCCGGGACCGGCACCGTCACGGTGCAGGCCGGGGCAACCATGGGCGACGTCGATGCCGCGACGGCGCCCTACAACCTGGCCGTTCCGATGGGGGTGGTCTCCGGAACAGGCGTGGCCGGCCTGACCCTGGGGGGAGGCGTCGGCTGGCTGACGCGCGCGCACGGACTGAGCGTTGACAACCTGCTGGCGGCTGACGTCGTCACCTCCGACGGCGAGGAGGTGCGCGCCGACCCGGATCAGCACCCCGAGCTGTTCTGGGGGCTGCGCGGCGGCGGCGGGAACTTCGGCGTCGTGTCCTCTTTCACCTTCCAGGCTCACCCGCTGCCGGAGCAGGTCCTCACCGGGACCCTGGCCTACGGCAACATGCACTGGCACGCCGCGCTGCGCGCCTACGACGCGTGGGCCGCCGGTCTGCCCGACGAAATGACCACGATCGTTTCCTGCCTGATACCGATCGAGGAATGGGAGATGGGGGACCAGCCGCTGCTGTTGATCGGGCTCGCCTGGGCGGACCCGGACCAGGAGGCGGGGGCCGAACTGATCCGGCAGCTTACGTCGGCGGCTCCACCTGACATGGAGGCAGTGGAAGCGGTGCCCTGGGCCACCTGGCAGACGGCAATGGATTCAACCTTTCCGCGCGGCTCCCGCGCCTACTGGAAAAACTCTTCCATCGACCGGCTGGATGACGCCGTCATCGACGCCCTGGTGCGTGCCGGATGCGAGCAGACCCGGCGGGGGACCGGCTTCGACATCCACCACATGGGCGGCGCCTATGGCCGGGTGGCCGAAGAAGCCACCGCGTTTCCCACCCGGGACGCCCCGTACTGGCTGAACATTTACGGCTACTGGCAGGACCCGGCGGATGACGCCGCCCACACGGCCTTTATCCGTGGGCTGGCGGCGGCCATGGAACCGTTTTCCTCCGGCGCCCAGTACGTGAATTTCATGGGTGCCGAGGATCCGGTGGCCCAGGGTACGGCCCCGTCGGTCTACGGCCCGGACAAGCTCGCCCGGCTGACCGCCCTGAAGAGCGCCTACGATCCGCAGAACCTCTTCCGCCGCAACCACAACATCGTTCCGGCAGCGCCGGCGGGCTAG
- a CDS encoding MMPL family transporter, producing the protein MAEFLYRLGRAAAHRARTVLAAWFAVLVIAGVAFTLFGGTLATSFSIPNTPTTQVTERLQEKLPAASGGSGSVIVQTEDGSAFTEEQQRDISALVAETAKIDGVENVVDPFATEAERAAQAQQLADGQAQIDAGRAQLDQARAELDAGQAQLDAARAQAEAAGAPAEMLAALDAQQAQLDAGRADLEAGTAELEAQALPAEQGAELLEMAKEIRTVSEDGSAAVVNVVFSESQMEITQETKDAVVAAFDDASIDGVKVDYSAEISAAVPSLFGIGEVVGLVVAAVVLVVMLGSFIAAGLPLLTALIGVGIGALGALAFSGVVEMASITPVLGLMLGLAVGIDYALFIVNRHRRQLKAGYTLQESIALANGTSGNAVVFAGATVFIALLALNVTGIPFLGLMGTVGAACVAIAVLIAVTLTPALLKLAGIRVLSRKERAALDAHNTAASTGAAGNGRPESVQAKPMGTGRAILTVVAAIAGLLLIAIPALDLRQNLPDGSAEAHDSSQYQAYAAVSEKFGEGQNGTLLVVAEIPGEPTEEEALAAQTEIARTIFGAQDVAAIAPIGSSEDRTVAAFQVIPEEGPTSESTETLVHTLRDMSPLNGEYEIGVAGSASGNIDISEKLSEALPIYLGVVVGLSLLILILVFRSLYVPVIATLGFILSYFAALGGVVAIYQWGWLSAVFGVETPGPILSFLPTILVGILFGLAMDYMLFLGSGMREAYAHGAPARLAVAQGVRAGRSVVTAAAIIMAAVFGGFIFSHSTMIRPIGFALAFGVLLDAFVVRMLLIPALMHLAGDKAWWLPKWLDKILPDVDVEGASLERRHPHAEVQADDAGSAPAVAGVDGASAR; encoded by the coding sequence ATGGCTGAATTCCTCTACCGGCTCGGCCGGGCGGCGGCGCACCGCGCGCGCACCGTCCTTGCGGCCTGGTTCGCAGTGCTGGTGATCGCCGGGGTCGCCTTCACGCTCTTCGGCGGCACCCTTGCCACTTCCTTCTCCATCCCGAACACCCCCACCACGCAGGTGACCGAACGGCTGCAGGAAAAGCTCCCGGCGGCGTCGGGCGGATCGGGTTCGGTCATTGTCCAGACCGAGGACGGCTCGGCCTTTACAGAGGAGCAGCAGCGGGACATTTCCGCACTGGTCGCCGAGACGGCGAAAATCGACGGCGTCGAAAACGTCGTCGACCCCTTTGCCACCGAGGCAGAGCGTGCGGCGCAGGCACAGCAGCTGGCCGACGGCCAGGCGCAGATTGACGCCGGCCGCGCCCAGCTCGACCAGGCCCGTGCCGAGCTCGACGCCGGACAGGCCCAGCTGGACGCCGCCCGGGCGCAGGCCGAGGCGGCCGGTGCACCGGCGGAAATGCTCGCCGCCCTGGATGCCCAGCAGGCCCAGCTGGATGCCGGCCGTGCGGACCTGGAGGCAGGGACCGCCGAGCTTGAAGCCCAGGCGCTGCCTGCCGAACAGGGCGCCGAGCTGCTGGAGATGGCCAAGGAAATCCGTACCGTCTCCGAGGACGGCAGCGCCGCAGTGGTGAACGTTGTCTTCAGCGAATCCCAGATGGAAATCACTCAGGAGACCAAGGACGCCGTCGTGGCGGCCTTCGACGACGCGTCGATCGACGGCGTGAAGGTGGACTATTCCGCAGAGATCTCCGCCGCCGTCCCCAGCCTCTTCGGCATTGGCGAGGTGGTTGGCCTGGTGGTCGCCGCCGTCGTGCTGGTGGTTATGCTCGGCAGCTTCATCGCCGCCGGGCTGCCCCTGCTGACTGCTCTGATCGGCGTCGGTATCGGCGCCCTGGGCGCGCTGGCCTTCTCCGGCGTCGTCGAAATGGCCTCCATCACCCCGGTGCTCGGACTGATGCTGGGACTGGCCGTGGGTATCGACTACGCCCTGTTTATCGTCAACCGGCACCGCCGCCAGCTCAAGGCCGGCTACACCCTGCAGGAATCCATCGCCCTGGCGAACGGCACCTCCGGCAATGCCGTGGTGTTCGCCGGTGCCACCGTGTTCATCGCCCTGCTGGCCCTGAACGTCACCGGCATCCCCTTCCTGGGCCTGATGGGCACCGTCGGTGCAGCCTGCGTTGCCATCGCTGTGCTCATCGCCGTCACGCTGACCCCGGCGCTGCTGAAACTCGCCGGAATACGCGTACTCAGCCGCAAGGAGCGGGCTGCCCTCGACGCTCATAACACTGCCGCTTCAACCGGTGCCGCCGGCAACGGCCGTCCCGAAAGCGTGCAGGCCAAGCCCATGGGCACCGGCCGGGCCATCCTCACCGTGGTCGCCGCCATTGCCGGCCTGCTGCTGATCGCCATCCCGGCCCTGGACCTGCGGCAGAACCTGCCGGACGGTTCAGCCGAAGCGCACGACTCCAGCCAGTACCAGGCCTACGCCGCAGTGTCCGAGAAGTTCGGCGAGGGACAGAACGGCACCTTGCTGGTAGTGGCTGAAATCCCCGGCGAGCCCACCGAGGAAGAAGCGCTGGCGGCCCAGACCGAAATCGCCCGGACCATCTTCGGGGCGCAGGACGTGGCGGCAATTGCGCCGATCGGTTCCTCCGAGGACCGCACCGTGGCCGCCTTCCAGGTCATCCCGGAAGAGGGCCCCACCAGCGAATCCACTGAAACCCTGGTGCACACGCTCCGGGACATGTCTCCGCTGAACGGCGAATACGAGATCGGCGTGGCCGGCTCCGCCAGCGGCAACATCGACATCTCCGAGAAGCTCTCCGAAGCCCTGCCGATCTACCTCGGCGTGGTGGTGGGCCTGTCGCTGCTGATCCTCATCCTGGTATTCCGGTCCCTTTACGTTCCGGTCATCGCCACCCTCGGCTTCATCCTGTCCTACTTCGCAGCCCTGGGCGGCGTCGTGGCGATCTACCAGTGGGGCTGGCTCTCCGCCGTCTTCGGCGTGGAGACCCCCGGCCCGATCCTGAGCTTCCTGCCGACCATCCTGGTGGGTATCCTCTTCGGCCTGGCCATGGACTACATGCTGTTCCTGGGCTCGGGCATGCGCGAGGCCTACGCCCACGGAGCGCCGGCCCGTTTGGCTGTTGCCCAGGGCGTCCGGGCCGGCCGCTCAGTGGTGACCGCCGCGGCGATCATCATGGCCGCGGTGTTCGGCGGCTTCATCTTCTCGCACAGCACCATGATCCGGCCGATCGGTTTCGCGCTGGCCTTCGGTGTCCTCCTGGACGCCTTTGTGGTGCGCATGCTGCTGATCCCGGCGCTGATGCACCTGGCCGGGGACAAGGCCTGGTGGCTGCCGAAGTGGCTGGACAAGATCCTGCCCGACGTCGATGTGGAAGGCGCGTCGCTGGAGCGCCGCCATCCGCACGCCGAGGTTCAAGCGGATGACGCCGGTTCCGCCCCTGCCGTGGCCGGTGTGGACGGCGCGTCTGCCCGCTGA
- a CDS encoding FAD-binding monooxygenase: MQFHHHGYVSGDPRIQPAAGVGINRPEELPDEVDVLIVGSGPAGMLAAAQLSQFPGITTRIVERRPGRLAIGQADGIQARSVETFQAFGFAEEITAEAYRIVEMAFWRPDPEDPSRIIRTGRAVDDETGISEFPHLIVNQARVLDYFARFMANSPSRMSPDFGFEFRGLEVDDDAEYPVTVTLAATAGPDEGSERTVRAKYVVGADGARSKVRAAIGCTLAGDKANHAWGVMDVLAETDFPDIRTKCAIQSSNGGSILLIPREGGHLFRMYVDLGVVPEDDNGAVRTTPIEDIISRANDIMAPYTLDVRNVAWHSVYEVGHRLTDRFDDVLPADLGTRTPRVFITGDACHTHSAKAGQGMNVSMQDGFNLAWKLGHVLEGRAPEALLSTYSAERQVVAQNLIDFDKEWSTLMAKRPEEFENPSDLEDFYVSTAEFPAGFMTQYTPSMLIAESTHQALATGFPIGKRFKSAPVRRVSDANPVQLGHLAQADGRWRIYVFADAAPAGAASPVADLAQWLTTAPDSPLAAMPEGADLDAWFDIKVIYQQDHRNIDLGAVPALFKPQVGPFRLSDLAKVFGTESREDIFEVRGVDRAGAVVVVRPDQYVANVLPLAATAELAAFFAPQLARNSPAAG; the protein is encoded by the coding sequence GTGCAATTCCACCACCACGGATATGTCTCCGGTGACCCGCGCATCCAGCCCGCCGCGGGCGTCGGCATCAACCGGCCAGAGGAGCTCCCGGACGAGGTGGACGTTCTCATCGTGGGTTCCGGACCGGCCGGCATGTTGGCAGCTGCCCAGCTCTCCCAGTTCCCCGGCATCACCACCCGCATTGTCGAGCGCCGGCCCGGCCGGCTGGCCATCGGCCAGGCTGACGGCATCCAGGCCCGCAGCGTGGAAACCTTCCAGGCGTTCGGCTTTGCCGAGGAGATCACCGCCGAGGCCTACCGGATCGTCGAGATGGCCTTCTGGCGGCCTGACCCGGAGGATCCCTCGCGCATCATCCGCACCGGCCGCGCCGTCGACGATGAAACCGGCATCAGCGAATTCCCGCACCTGATCGTCAACCAGGCCCGCGTGCTGGACTACTTCGCCCGCTTCATGGCCAACTCGCCCTCCCGGATGTCCCCCGACTTCGGCTTCGAATTCCGCGGCCTGGAGGTCGATGACGACGCCGAGTACCCCGTCACCGTCACCCTGGCCGCCACCGCCGGACCCGACGAAGGGTCCGAGCGGACCGTCCGGGCCAAGTACGTGGTTGGCGCCGACGGCGCGCGGAGCAAGGTCCGGGCGGCCATTGGCTGCACCCTCGCCGGCGACAAGGCCAACCACGCCTGGGGCGTCATGGACGTGCTCGCCGAGACAGACTTCCCCGATATCCGCACCAAGTGCGCCATCCAGTCCTCGAACGGCGGCAGCATCCTGCTGATCCCGCGCGAGGGCGGCCACCTCTTCCGCATGTATGTGGACCTGGGCGTGGTGCCCGAGGATGACAACGGCGCCGTCCGCACCACCCCGATCGAGGACATCATCTCGCGGGCCAATGACATCATGGCCCCCTATACCCTGGACGTCCGCAACGTGGCCTGGCACAGCGTCTACGAAGTGGGCCACCGGCTCACGGACCGGTTCGACGACGTCCTGCCCGCGGACCTGGGCACCCGCACCCCGCGCGTCTTCATCACCGGCGACGCCTGCCACACCCACAGCGCCAAGGCCGGCCAGGGCATGAACGTGTCCATGCAGGACGGTTTCAACCTGGCCTGGAAACTGGGCCACGTATTGGAGGGCCGTGCCCCCGAGGCCCTGCTCTCCACCTATTCCGCCGAACGCCAGGTCGTCGCGCAGAACCTCATCGACTTCGACAAGGAGTGGTCCACGCTCATGGCCAAGCGGCCGGAGGAGTTCGAGAATCCCTCCGACCTCGAGGACTTCTACGTGAGCACGGCTGAATTCCCGGCCGGATTCATGACGCAGTACACGCCCTCCATGCTGATTGCCGAATCCACCCACCAGGCCCTGGCCACGGGCTTCCCTATCGGCAAGCGCTTCAAATCGGCTCCGGTGCGGCGGGTCAGCGACGCCAATCCGGTCCAGCTCGGCCACCTGGCGCAGGCCGACGGCCGCTGGCGGATCTACGTCTTCGCCGATGCCGCGCCCGCCGGTGCCGCCTCCCCGGTGGCCGACCTAGCGCAGTGGCTCACCACGGCACCGGACTCGCCGCTTGCCGCAATGCCCGAGGGTGCGGACCTCGATGCCTGGTTCGATATCAAGGTCATTTACCAGCAGGATCACCGGAACATCGATCTGGGTGCCGTTCCCGCACTGTTCAAGCCGCAGGTCGGACCGTTCCGGCTCAGCGACCTGGCCAAGGTCTTCGGCACTGAATCACGCGAGGACATCTTCGAGGTGCGGGGAGTGGACCGGGCCGGCGCCGTCGTCGTGGTCCGGCCGGACCAGTACGTGGCCAATGTACTGCCCCTGGCCGCGACGGCGGAACTGGCCGCGTTCTTCGCGCCGCAGCTGGCCCGCAACTCACCGGCTGCCGGCTAG